The Geotoga petraea genome has a segment encoding these proteins:
- a CDS encoding alpha/beta fold hydrolase yields MEKLYIALVTAITVGLGVFFFMPEKDFNKEFNIPEPSNIKLSFIEKNKANLSWKNNFIGKNVIVFLDDVEGNRIASFILEPNVNNIDIELKEGIDYKAYIRAISSQGSYADSKNIYIKFFNSQADEAIFRGEDVELKIYKKSFIEGFNTLIYSIEDGENSFIDISYFRPENLTILKSVTSQSTSNIKDVIFPFGIKHTGKEAFDFPKYMKVFYENKIYRDFAIRRNEKYYPVISKELTRDEYENIYPTFFEIFSENFLNIPVIQNMKVKLFYKDYKKVPSYAELWKQKPYQKNMTFKQDLFVIDDYITRNEVSYRMPEKLMNNASGVELKDKAVIFIHGLQFVRLDQDYNNNGDFPWRYNRRFDYFNSWFEYIYKNPEKFENFDYYEFIYDTHSMTAEEFGEQLNKIMDENGFFDENGYKEIYLIGHSMGGLVARYAANVQYRPNIEKIITINAVNKGSPFQNLPQLFYSELISNYTFSLDIVEPLYSILTKTINSIIDKKPLDISTEIETIMRKNPLLFPVLFSEYGILDTFQGGMSINYVNQEYLSALENKLYSNIPFNDSIFKINDKIKKLNDEDMYLEKTIIFLSQINQYTSKPHFNFTYSVLKAFSEVAGIEDEDMINNDGAVTLDSQMLEGYEGPTIDKTFYENTVHEDILKNKNLIKRVFEEYILK; encoded by the coding sequence ATGGAAAAACTATACATAGCTTTAGTTACTGCAATAACTGTTGGGTTAGGTGTATTTTTTTTCATGCCCGAAAAAGATTTCAATAAGGAGTTCAACATTCCCGAGCCTTCAAACATAAAACTCAGTTTTATTGAAAAAAACAAGGCTAATTTAAGCTGGAAAAACAACTTTATAGGAAAGAACGTCATTGTTTTTTTAGATGATGTTGAAGGAAACAGGATTGCCTCTTTTATTTTAGAACCAAATGTGAATAACATAGATATTGAGTTAAAAGAAGGAATAGACTATAAAGCTTATATTAGGGCAATATCTAGCCAAGGAAGTTATGCAGATAGTAAAAATATTTATATAAAATTCTTTAACTCTCAAGCTGATGAAGCGATTTTTCGTGGTGAGGATGTTGAGTTAAAAATATACAAAAAATCTTTTATTGAAGGATTTAACACTCTGATTTATTCTATTGAAGATGGGGAAAATTCATTTATAGATATTTCATATTTTAGGCCGGAAAATTTGACGATTTTAAAAAGTGTAACTTCACAATCCACGTCTAACATAAAAGATGTTATTTTTCCGTTTGGTATAAAACATACTGGAAAAGAGGCTTTTGACTTTCCTAAATATATGAAAGTGTTCTACGAAAATAAAATATACAGAGATTTTGCAATAAGAAGAAATGAAAAATACTACCCAGTGATATCTAAAGAATTGACAAGAGATGAGTACGAAAACATATACCCCACTTTTTTTGAAATTTTTTCAGAAAATTTTTTGAACATTCCAGTAATACAAAATATGAAGGTAAAACTATTCTACAAAGATTATAAAAAAGTACCTTCTTATGCAGAACTTTGGAAACAAAAACCTTATCAAAAGAACATGACTTTCAAGCAAGATCTTTTCGTAATAGACGATTATATCACCAGAAATGAGGTATCGTATAGAATGCCGGAAAAATTGATGAACAATGCGTCTGGTGTTGAGCTAAAAGATAAGGCAGTAATATTCATTCACGGCCTCCAATTTGTGAGATTAGATCAGGATTATAATAATAATGGAGATTTTCCATGGAGATATAACAGAAGGTTCGATTACTTCAATAGTTGGTTCGAATATATATATAAAAATCCAGAAAAATTCGAGAATTTTGATTATTATGAGTTTATTTACGATACACATTCTATGACAGCAGAAGAATTTGGAGAACAATTAAACAAAATAATGGATGAAAATGGTTTTTTTGATGAAAATGGTTATAAGGAAATATATTTGATCGGCCATTCAATGGGTGGATTAGTAGCGAGATATGCTGCTAACGTTCAATATAGGCCAAATATAGAAAAAATAATAACTATTAATGCAGTAAACAAGGGATCTCCTTTCCAAAATTTACCTCAACTATTTTATTCAGAATTGATTTCGAACTACACTTTCAGTTTGGATATAGTTGAACCTTTGTACAGTATTTTGACCAAAACTATAAATAGTATAATAGATAAAAAACCTTTAGATATAAGTACTGAAATAGAAACAATTATGAGAAAAAACCCTCTTTTGTTCCCAGTTTTATTTTCTGAATACGGCATTTTAGACACTTTTCAAGGTGGTATGTCTATAAACTATGTAAACCAAGAGTATCTATCTGCTTTAGAGAATAAACTGTATTCGAATATTCCTTTTAACGACTCGATCTTTAAAATAAATGATAAAATCAAAAAACTGAACGATGAAGACATGTATTTAGAAAAAACAATTATTTTCCTTTCTCAAATAAACCAATATACATCAAAACCTCATTTTAACTTCACTTATTCTGTTTTGAAAGCATTCTCAGAGGTTGCTGGAATTGAAGATGAAGACATGATTAACAATGATGGGGCTGTAACATTGGATAGCCAAATGCTCGAAGGTTATGAAGGACCAACCATAGATAAAACTTTTTATGAAAATACTGTTCACGAAGATATTTTAAAAAACAAAAATTTAATAAAACGAGTTTTTGAAGAGTATATATTAAAATAA
- a CDS encoding M24 family metallopeptidase has translation MNKQIEKLIEKMRKDEISQYIVGSTEDIFYLTGEWIESGERLLALLIDTNTQPILLVNKLFPIETENLNIVYYSDSDDPVKILSEFIQKNKNIAIDKNWPSHFLIKLMNMKSIIPVDKSIFIDELRMIKTPDEIKKMRESSKLNDQAIEEVIDLIPEMLPEKYVARAAENIINKIGFSGVSFSPLVAFGGSCGEPHHESNITKLKNGDSVIIDIGGIKDRYCSDMTRTVFYGEPGDTARRVYDIVLQANLKAIESVKPGVKFSEIDLAARKYIEKKGYGDFFTHRTGHSIGINAHEWPFVSENNNMVVQPGMIFSIEPGIYIPNQFGVRIEDLVLVTETGVEVLNNYTKEMQIL, from the coding sequence ATGAACAAACAAATTGAAAAATTAATTGAAAAAATGAGAAAAGATGAAATATCGCAATATATTGTTGGTTCCACAGAAGATATTTTCTATTTGACAGGTGAATGGATAGAATCAGGGGAAAGATTGTTAGCTCTTTTGATTGATACCAACACACAACCAATACTATTAGTTAATAAATTATTCCCCATTGAAACTGAGAATTTAAATATAGTTTATTATTCAGATTCAGACGATCCCGTAAAAATACTCTCAGAATTTATACAAAAAAACAAGAATATTGCTATCGATAAAAATTGGCCTTCCCATTTTCTCATAAAGTTAATGAATATGAAAAGTATAATTCCTGTAGATAAATCAATATTTATTGATGAATTGAGAATGATCAAAACTCCAGATGAGATCAAAAAGATGAGAGAAAGTTCTAAACTTAACGACCAAGCTATTGAAGAGGTTATTGATCTTATACCAGAAATGCTGCCAGAAAAATATGTCGCAAGAGCGGCAGAAAACATAATCAACAAAATAGGTTTTTCTGGAGTCAGCTTTTCCCCGTTAGTAGCATTTGGGGGAAGCTGTGGAGAACCTCATCACGAAAGCAATATCACAAAATTAAAAAATGGAGATTCTGTGATAATAGACATAGGGGGCATAAAAGACCGATATTGTTCAGATATGACAAGAACTGTTTTTTATGGTGAACCAGGAGATACCGCAAGAAGAGTGTATGACATAGTTTTACAGGCTAATTTAAAAGCAATAGAAAGTGTAAAACCTGGAGTTAAATTTTCTGAGATAGATTTAGCTGCAAGAAAATATATAGAAAAAAAGGGTTATGGAGATTTTTTTACTCATAGAACAGGCCACTCTATTGGCATAAACGCTCACGAATGGCCTTTTGTAAGTGAAAACAACAATATGGTTGTTCAACCAGGAATGATTTTTTCAATAGAGCCTGGTATATATATACCAAATCAATTTGGTGTAAGAATTGAAGATTTGGTATTAGTCACTGAAACAGGAGTGGAAGTTCTAAACAATTACACAAAAGAAATGCAAATATTATAA
- a CDS encoding methyl-accepting chemotaxis protein, which yields MKSLRGKMVLLIVVISAIPLVLLTIYNAYSFYNQKVEDVDVLLQTRNVSSKDFFDNYLETLESMINYISEDANVQGAYSNEFDERQWMLINFQNIYESYDQVRAAYIGLRDKTMLIKPDQNLPSDYDPTARPWYSGAVKNRGEIFITDPYSDASIGDTLITMSKAIVSSGQVVGVLGLDLSMQALVKVVSQETEYKSNYSFIVNKKGITLVHPNSENIGLDVSNEEFFTQREGNSGKITYTYNGVDKIAYFSTMNSTGWYVYSVVDEEEVLQEPFSIITTLIIFSIIVIVVALLIGIIFMRRSITNPIENLSKNITKFGKGDLTTKFFSNSNDEIGIMADELNEMGDNLRHTISAIVEASDQINSSSADLASVAEEASATSEELNSQVETIERNAEDASASVQEVTSGVEEVAASAQSLSKAAQSLSHSAENTNNAANNGATKIRNINAKIDDANQKSKATEEQVETLAKKAENVGQIVETINSITEQTNLLALNAAIEAARAGEAGKGFAVVADEIRKLAEESGGATEEIAKILQEIKKSTQDVSTSSSDTVTYMNEINKEMDEIAEEFETILKQIDEINSGIENMTATSQEQSASAEEMSAAMDKVAKTVSDISEQISQATESINNQAEGAQQTSANSEELSALSENLTQQINKFKI from the coding sequence ATGAAATCGTTGAGAGGGAAAATGGTACTCTTGATAGTAGTAATTTCCGCAATACCTTTAGTTCTACTAACAATATACAACGCTTATTCATTTTATAACCAAAAGGTTGAAGATGTAGATGTCTTACTACAAACAAGAAATGTGAGCTCTAAAGATTTTTTTGATAATTATTTGGAAACTCTTGAAAGTATGATAAATTATATTTCTGAAGATGCCAACGTTCAGGGTGCTTATTCAAATGAGTTTGATGAAAGACAGTGGATGTTGATTAACTTTCAAAATATCTATGAGTCTTATGATCAAGTTAGAGCGGCTTATATTGGTTTGAGAGATAAAACAATGTTGATAAAACCAGACCAAAATTTACCAAGTGATTATGACCCTACTGCAAGACCTTGGTATTCAGGAGCGGTTAAAAACAGAGGGGAAATCTTTATTACCGACCCATATTCTGACGCTTCGATTGGAGATACCCTAATAACTATGTCAAAAGCAATAGTTTCAAGCGGTCAAGTTGTTGGTGTTTTGGGGTTAGATTTATCTATGCAGGCTTTAGTAAAAGTAGTTTCACAAGAAACTGAATATAAATCAAACTATTCTTTCATTGTCAACAAAAAGGGTATAACACTTGTTCATCCAAATAGTGAAAACATAGGATTGGATGTATCAAACGAAGAATTTTTTACTCAAAGAGAAGGTAATTCAGGGAAAATAACATATACATATAATGGAGTCGATAAAATAGCTTATTTTTCAACAATGAATAGCACAGGGTGGTATGTTTATTCTGTAGTTGATGAAGAAGAAGTGTTACAAGAACCATTTTCCATTATAACCACTTTAATAATTTTTTCAATTATAGTTATAGTTGTGGCACTGCTAATTGGAATTATTTTTATGAGGAGATCTATCACTAATCCAATAGAGAATTTAAGTAAAAACATAACCAAATTTGGAAAAGGAGATCTTACCACAAAATTTTTTTCTAATAGCAACGATGAGATAGGAATAATGGCTGATGAACTTAATGAGATGGGAGATAATCTAAGACATACTATATCTGCGATAGTAGAAGCATCAGATCAGATAAATTCATCATCTGCTGATTTAGCAAGTGTAGCAGAAGAAGCTTCAGCAACTTCAGAAGAATTGAATTCACAAGTTGAGACTATAGAAAGGAATGCTGAAGATGCGTCAGCTTCAGTGCAAGAGGTTACAAGTGGAGTAGAAGAGGTAGCAGCAAGTGCACAATCGTTATCTAAAGCTGCACAAAGTTTATCTCATTCTGCAGAAAATACAAATAATGCCGCAAACAATGGTGCGACAAAAATAAGAAATATAAACGCTAAAATAGATGATGCAAATCAGAAATCAAAAGCTACAGAAGAACAGGTCGAAACTTTGGCCAAAAAAGCGGAAAATGTTGGTCAAATTGTAGAAACAATAAACTCAATTACAGAGCAAACCAACTTATTGGCACTTAATGCTGCAATAGAAGCAGCGAGGGCAGGAGAAGCTGGAAAAGGATTTGCAGTAGTAGCAGATGAAATAAGAAAATTGGCAGAAGAAAGTGGCGGAGCAACAGAAGAAATAGCAAAGATACTACAAGAGATCAAAAAGAGCACGCAAGATGTTTCCACTTCATCTTCAGATACGGTTACTTATATGAACGAAATAAACAAGGAAATGGATGAAATAGCAGAAGAATTTGAAACAATATTAAAACAAATAGATGAAATAAACAGCGGAATAGAAAACATGACAGCAACTTCTCAAGAACAGAGTGCTTCAGCTGAAGAAATGAGTGCAGCTATGGATAAAGTAGCAAAAACAGTTTCAGACATAAGTGAACAAATATCTCAAGCTACTGAGTCAATAAACAATCAAGCTGAAGGAGCACAACAAACAAGTGCTAATTCAGAAGAACTATCTGCTCTTTCGGAGAATCTTACACAACAGATCAATAAATTTAAAATTTGA
- a CDS encoding ligand-binding sensor domain-containing diguanylate cyclase, whose product MKKIIFLFFIFLTTFLFSNNIYINNYPFEDEFAQIGSIKQILQDQNDFIWFIDEYNLYKYNGEDVVKKFENKDKIKLNYFFQDFSSNFWLATNFGLLHYNERYESYSLYPLKNNEIYNITQNKENTLLLSTQKGLITFDKTSQSYQSVSEKLESYSINKMGIIDSIYFLATDKGLLEYNPSDDSYLKFMGGQEIKNLIFTYDTLWFYTDDSLFSMNLSTKNIVKQEEDIEINDFLIYEDFLWIAHSNGLKRAKLYDFELEEFDIGFPVNYLFKDNGDFLWFSNDKYNLSRINVNSRFETFLFDNSSFESMVVDEDGFIWIANGKDLKVYNSFAETWEDIFIGLDKDILSIKNNNDKILLLTDKEIYIFNKKDYSTTKVLKTEKVITDVFIDTNQNYFITLNDGLYKLENELLLIKNVDNIISLIGHENKIWGMTTEDELIEYDIKNELFEIVNDTPISFFNDLAYSNKIVYISDDYGITSYNTETKEFSTIISDFPVSEVQADRYGNIWFSTKHSIYRFFPLEKRYIEYDFDEGVYINNFSKDSYITKTNEAFFLTENSLTSFYIEDINPNVLFHPLVIEKIESNGTIYKYNEDEKYNFKKGNVEISFDYADYKNDVLVRYRFESDGEWNYIDEKSIKLPNIQQGDYNLKIQTIDKTKKWVGGEKNIKFSISYNIFTTNYAIFFYIILSLLFILSLVYFLMIRIRGKFENKTKQLIRQHIEESQENSNYLEKLNKKIEKLSFYDPLTGIQNLRLFEEIIEREWNLAKRKKYPLSIIIIDIDNFKNYNDEYGHLKGDEVIVKVSNALKSCLRRSTDHIFRYAGEKFAAVLPDTDKPGANVVANNMKSSIEKLKIEHKKSEVANHITVSIGTSTEIPTNIMEIDAFINEAEEALLKAKNIGKNRIIQHNDLNKNDS is encoded by the coding sequence ATGAAAAAAATTATTTTTTTATTTTTTATTTTCCTCACTACATTTTTATTTTCAAATAATATTTATATAAATAATTACCCATTTGAAGATGAATTTGCTCAAATTGGTAGTATCAAACAAATTCTACAAGATCAAAATGACTTTATTTGGTTTATAGATGAGTACAACCTTTATAAATACAACGGTGAGGATGTAGTAAAAAAATTTGAAAACAAAGATAAAATTAAATTAAACTATTTTTTTCAAGACTTTTCGAGTAATTTTTGGCTTGCTACTAATTTTGGATTACTTCATTATAACGAAAGATATGAGTCTTACAGTTTGTACCCTTTGAAAAACAACGAGATATACAATATAACACAAAATAAAGAGAACACACTTCTTTTATCAACTCAAAAAGGGTTGATAACTTTCGACAAAACGTCACAAAGTTATCAATCAGTTAGCGAAAAATTAGAATCTTACTCAATAAACAAAATGGGAATTATCGATTCTATTTACTTTTTGGCGACTGATAAAGGCCTTTTGGAATATAACCCTTCTGATGATTCTTACTTAAAATTTATGGGTGGTCAAGAAATTAAAAACCTTATTTTCACTTATGACACGTTGTGGTTTTACACTGATGATTCTTTGTTTTCAATGAATTTATCCACTAAAAATATTGTTAAGCAAGAAGAGGATATAGAAATCAACGATTTTTTGATTTATGAAGACTTTTTATGGATAGCTCATAGCAATGGTCTGAAAAGAGCAAAACTATATGACTTTGAATTAGAAGAATTTGATATTGGTTTTCCCGTTAACTATTTATTCAAAGATAACGGTGATTTTCTCTGGTTCTCAAATGATAAATACAATTTATCCAGAATAAATGTGAACTCAAGATTTGAAACATTTCTTTTTGATAATTCTTCTTTTGAATCGATGGTTGTGGATGAAGATGGTTTTATCTGGATTGCAAATGGTAAAGATTTAAAAGTTTACAATTCTTTCGCAGAAACGTGGGAAGATATCTTTATTGGTTTAGATAAAGATATTCTTTCAATCAAAAATAACAATGATAAGATTTTATTATTGACAGACAAAGAAATCTATATTTTTAATAAGAAAGATTATTCTACTACAAAAGTACTAAAAACGGAAAAGGTTATAACTGATGTCTTTATAGACACAAACCAAAACTATTTTATAACTTTAAATGATGGTTTATACAAGCTGGAAAATGAGCTCCTACTTATAAAAAATGTAGATAATATAATATCTTTAATAGGTCATGAAAATAAAATTTGGGGAATGACCACTGAAGATGAGCTTATAGAATATGATATCAAAAATGAATTATTTGAAATTGTTAATGATACCCCAATTTCCTTTTTTAACGACTTAGCGTATTCTAACAAAATTGTTTACATATCTGACGATTACGGTATTACATCTTACAACACAGAAACAAAAGAATTTAGTACAATTATTAGCGATTTCCCTGTATCAGAAGTTCAAGCAGATAGATATGGAAATATTTGGTTTTCAACAAAACATTCTATTTATCGTTTTTTCCCTTTGGAAAAGAGATATATAGAGTATGATTTTGATGAAGGAGTATATATAAACAACTTTTCAAAAGACTCATATATTACAAAAACAAATGAAGCTTTTTTCTTAACCGAAAATTCTTTAACTAGTTTCTATATAGAAGATATCAACCCAAATGTTTTATTTCATCCTTTGGTAATAGAAAAAATTGAATCTAACGGCACTATTTATAAATACAATGAAGATGAAAAATACAATTTTAAAAAAGGCAATGTTGAGATTTCTTTTGATTATGCTGATTATAAAAACGATGTTTTAGTAAGATATAGATTTGAAAGTGATGGAGAATGGAACTATATAGATGAAAAATCAATAAAATTACCCAACATACAGCAAGGGGATTATAATTTAAAAATACAAACTATAGACAAAACAAAAAAGTGGGTAGGAGGAGAAAAAAATATAAAATTTTCAATTTCATATAACATTTTTACCACAAATTATGCCATCTTTTTTTATATAATACTATCTCTGCTTTTCATCTTGTCTTTAGTTTATTTTCTTATGATAAGAATTAGGGGAAAATTTGAAAACAAAACCAAACAACTAATTAGGCAACATATTGAAGAATCTCAAGAGAATAGCAATTATCTCGAAAAATTAAACAAAAAAATAGAAAAATTATCTTTTTACGACCCTCTTACAGGGATTCAAAACTTAAGGTTATTCGAAGAAATTATCGAAAGAGAATGGAACTTGGCAAAGAGAAAAAAATATCCATTATCTATTATAATAATTGACATTGATAATTTTAAAAATTACAACGATGAATATGGCCATTTAAAGGGAGACGAAGTTATAGTAAAAGTATCTAATGCATTGAAGAGTTGTTTGAGAAGATCAACTGATCATATTTTTAGGTATGCTGGAGAAAAATTTGCTGCTGTTTTGCCAGATACTGATAAGCCTGGTGCAAATGTTGTTGCTAACAATATGAAAAGTTCTATTGAAAAATTAAAAATTGAGCACAAAAAATCAGAAGTAGCAAACCATATAACTGTTTCCATTGGAACTTCAACGGAAATCCCTACAAACATAATGGAAATCGATGCTTTTATTAATGAAGCCGAAGAAGCTCTTTTAAAAGCAAAAAATATTGGGAAAAATAGAATCATCCAACATAATGATTTAAACAAAAACGACTCATAA
- a CDS encoding GNAT family N-acetyltransferase, producing the protein MGEYIYKRYEEKYIDKVAKTFIDVFSQDPWNDRWPSLDKAKEYLKGYIGAPYFRGFLVMNKKEHIIAFSLGDIRKWWSGDEYMVHEYGVSPSFQGEGFGVAFMDYIQNELINEGVKGIILNTGKGTPAEYFYKKQGFEENEDNIFLYKILK; encoded by the coding sequence ATGGGTGAATATATTTACAAACGATACGAAGAAAAATATATAGATAAAGTTGCAAAAACTTTTATAGATGTTTTTTCTCAAGATCCTTGGAATGATAGATGGCCTTCTTTAGATAAAGCCAAAGAATATTTAAAAGGCTATATCGGAGCACCTTATTTTAGGGGCTTTTTGGTTATGAATAAAAAAGAACATATAATAGCTTTCTCACTCGGTGATATAAGAAAATGGTGGTCTGGAGATGAGTATATGGTTCACGAATATGGCGTCAGCCCTTCTTTTCAAGGTGAAGGGTTTGGTGTAGCGTTCATGGATTATATTCAAAATGAGTTGATAAATGAAGGCGTAAAGGGAATTATTTTAAACACTGGGAAGGGAACCCCAGCTGAATATTTTTATAAAAAACAGGGTTTTGAAGAAAATGAAGATAACATTTTTTTGTATAAAATTCTGAAATAG
- a CDS encoding PAS domain-containing sensor histidine kinase produces MNELSKQITDHLGQGLVILDLNGNFKFYNKKFLEMVEYSPKELDKINLFSVASKIHGANLKEKFNKRLKGEKEPYEAILTSKTDKEIPVLISGAPYYDEKGDLIGVISLLTDITKSKKLEKQLTKAAEEARKANEAKSKFLGNISHEIKNPLNGMIGIIDLLRESTQSKEDEELLKTMRESSYHILNLLDELMDLSKIEANKMDLDSIKFSPLKIYNSLYLSYKSNLYSKNIDFEVDYDKNIPDNLFGDPIKLRQILDNLLSNSFKFTKNGKVSMLFSLESLKGNIANLKITILDTGIGINESNLEKIFEAFSQGDLSTKDQFGGTGLGLFIVKKLVELMNGEIKIESEKGKGTKVVVKLPFKIYSEPLKKDEKGDSI; encoded by the coding sequence ATGAACGAATTATCAAAACAAATAACAGACCATTTGGGTCAAGGTTTAGTGATACTTGACTTAAATGGTAATTTTAAATTTTACAATAAAAAATTCTTGGAAATGGTTGAATATTCTCCTAAAGAATTAGATAAAATTAATCTATTTTCTGTAGCATCAAAAATACATGGAGCCAATTTAAAAGAAAAATTTAATAAAAGATTAAAAGGTGAAAAAGAACCATACGAAGCTATACTGACCTCAAAAACAGATAAAGAAATTCCCGTGCTTATATCAGGAGCACCTTATTACGACGAAAAAGGTGATTTAATTGGTGTGATAAGTTTGTTAACAGATATTACTAAGTCAAAGAAATTAGAAAAACAGTTAACCAAAGCTGCTGAAGAAGCGAGGAAAGCAAACGAAGCAAAAAGTAAGTTTTTAGGAAACATTTCCCATGAGATAAAGAACCCTTTAAATGGAATGATTGGAATTATAGATCTTTTGAGGGAGTCTACTCAGTCAAAAGAAGACGAAGAACTTTTAAAAACTATGAGAGAATCGTCTTATCATATATTAAATTTGTTGGATGAGCTTATGGATTTATCAAAGATCGAGGCAAACAAAATGGATTTAGATTCCATAAAATTCTCTCCTCTCAAAATCTATAATTCGCTTTATTTATCTTATAAGTCAAATTTATATTCAAAAAATATTGATTTCGAAGTAGATTATGATAAAAATATTCCTGATAATCTTTTTGGAGACCCAATAAAATTAAGGCAGATTTTGGATAACTTACTGTCAAACTCATTCAAATTTACAAAAAATGGAAAAGTTAGTATGTTGTTTTCATTAGAAAGCTTAAAAGGTAATATTGCTAACCTAAAAATAACTATTTTAGATACGGGAATAGGTATAAATGAAAGCAATTTAGAAAAGATATTTGAAGCTTTTTCCCAAGGAGACTTATCAACAAAAGATCAATTTGGGGGAACAGGATTAGGTCTTTTTATAGTAAAAAAACTTGTTGAGTTAATGAACGGTGAAATAAAAATTGAAAGTGAAAAAGGCAAAGGAACAAAAGTAGTTGTTAAACTGCCTTTTAAAATATATAGCGAACCTCTTAAAAAGGACGAAAAGGGAGATTCAATATAA